A DNA window from Hordeum vulgare subsp. vulgare chromosome 1H, MorexV3_pseudomolecules_assembly, whole genome shotgun sequence contains the following coding sequences:
- the LOC123439781 gene encoding 50S ribosomal protein L1, chloroplastic, with translation MATAAACASSLLAPPSASCAGTAASGALFPTSVPSLRAYPRLLLAFRRPAAAAVADPQGAAVLEEEDDETPVQFDDVDDDYEDGYGGRGPAFTAPTRPRTGKAALPLKRDRTRSKRYLEIQKLRESKKEYDVPMAISLMKQVANTRFVESAEAHFRMNLDPKYNDQQLRATVNLPKGTGQTVKIAVLTQGEKIDEARAAGADIVGSDDLIEQIKGGFMEFDKLIASPDMMPKVASLGKILGPRGLMPNPKAGTVSPNITQAIDEFKKGKVEFRVDKTGIAHIPFGKVNFPEEDLIANFMAVVRSIERNKPSGAKGIYWKTAYVCSSMGPSIKLNIKEMLDYGADSSN, from the exons ATGGCCACAGCCGCGGCCTGCGCGTCCTCCCTCCTCGCGCCGCCCTCCGCCTCGTGCGCGGGGACGGCCGCGTCCGGCGCGCTCTTCCCCACCTCCGTGCCCTCGTTGCGTGCGTACCCGCGGCTTCTCCTCGCgttccgccgccccgccgccgccgccgtcgccgaccCGCAGGGCGCCGCCGTgctagaggaggaggacgacgagacgCCCGTCCAGTTCGATGACGTCGACGATGATTACGAGGACGGCTACGGCGGCCGCGGCCCCGCTTTCACGGCCCCCACCCGGCCGCGCACCGGCAAGGCCGCCCTCCCGCTTAAGCGCGACCGT ACGAGGTCTAAGAGATACCTCGAGATACAGAAGCTGAGGGAGAGCAAGAAGGAGTACGACGTGCCCATGGCCATCTCGCTCATgaagcaggtcgccaacacccgtTTCGTCGAGTCTGCAGAGGCGCATTTCCGTATGAACCTCGACCCCAAGTACAATGACCAGCAACTCCGGGCCACG GTCAATTTGCCCAAGGGGACGGGGCAGACCGTGAAAATTGCAGTTCTCACCCAAG GTGAGAAGATAGATGAAGCGAGGGCTGCAGGAGCTGATATTGTTGGCTCAGATGACTTGATTGAACAAATAAAAGGAGGATTCATGGAGTTTGACAAATTGATTGCATCACCTGATATGATGCCTAAG GTTGCTAGCTTGGGTAAGATTCTAGGACCAAGAGGATTGATGCCCAACCCCAAAGCTGGCACTGTTTCTCCAAACATTACTCAG GCTATCGATGAGTTCAAGAAAGGTAAAGTTGAATTCAGAGTTGATAAGACAGGGATTGCTCACATTCCTTTTGGCAAGGTTAACTTCCCTGAAGAAGACCTTATTGCAAACTTCATGGCTGTTGTT CGCTCTATTGAGAGGAACAAGCCATCTGGTGCAAAAGGGATATACTGGAAAACGGCATATGTATGCTCATCAATGGGACCTTCAATCAAGCTAAACATAAAAGAAATGCTCGACTATGGCGCAGATTCGTCTAACTAG